A window of Candidatus Jettenia caeni contains these coding sequences:
- a CDS encoding putative cytochrome b6, whose product MLQKDVLHNKDHTETIHEIENENFLKEFIESSITRRLIPKGLSWFGCMGGLSLLAFIIQLGTGIFLMFYFVPSTREALASIHYVSHKVSYGWLIQRTHAIGPHIMIGMVLSHMIRILFKGIYHHPRELHWVSGACLLILTLLMYYTGSLLPAHNDKYSTIHLTYLYAIHVAGIPLAMVVCMGMHFFMIRKTGIYEPL is encoded by the coding sequence ATGCTTCAAAAAGACGTACTACATAATAAAGACCATACAGAAACCATTCATGAGATTGAAAACGAGAATTTTCTCAAGGAATTCATAGAAAGTAGTATCACCAGGCGGTTAATTCCTAAAGGTTTGAGCTGGTTTGGATGTATGGGCGGATTATCACTACTGGCATTTATAATTCAACTGGGAACCGGTATATTTCTTATGTTTTACTTTGTTCCCAGTACAAGAGAAGCGTTAGCCAGCATTCACTATGTAAGCCATAAGGTTTCTTATGGATGGCTTATCCAACGTACCCACGCTATAGGACCACATATTATGATTGGAATGGTACTAAGCCATATGATCCGTATTCTCTTCAAAGGAATCTATCATCATCCGCGGGAGCTGCATTGGGTATCAGGGGCTTGCCTGCTTATCTTAACGTTACTTATGTATTACACAGGGAGTTTACTACCCGCCCACAATGACAAATATTCAACCATACATTTGACATACCTGTATGCTATACACGTCGCAGGTATTCCACTGGCTATGGTAGTATGTATGGGTATGCATTTCTTTATGATTCGCAAAACAGGTATTTATGAACCCCTGTAA
- a CDS encoding glycosyltransferase — MEPDISIVIPVYNEVDNIEPLGNSIINAMQNQNYEVIFVNDGSTDGSGDALEKWCAQYTHFRTIHFMKNAGQTAAMDAGFRHARGKYVISMDADLQNDPADIPKLLEKLNTYDMVCGWRQKRNDPWIKRISSRVANSIRNRLSWEDIKDTGCSLKAYRKECLNRIKLFHGMHRFLPTLFKMEGFTVTEIVVNHYPRKFGKSKYGVFNRAFRAFIDLLVIRWMKKRKLNYEVKP, encoded by the coding sequence ATGGAACCGGACATTTCTATCGTTATTCCAGTCTATAATGAGGTCGATAATATAGAACCTCTCGGCAACTCTATTATCAACGCCATGCAAAATCAGAATTATGAGGTAATTTTTGTTAATGATGGCAGCACTGACGGCAGTGGCGATGCATTAGAAAAATGGTGTGCTCAATATACGCACTTCCGTACCATCCACTTTATGAAGAACGCAGGCCAAACTGCTGCCATGGATGCAGGCTTTCGGCATGCCAGAGGAAAATATGTAATCTCTATGGATGCTGATTTGCAAAATGATCCTGCGGATATTCCCAAATTACTTGAGAAACTGAATACCTATGATATGGTATGCGGGTGGAGGCAGAAGAGAAACGATCCGTGGATTAAGCGCATTTCTTCCCGGGTAGCCAATTCAATAAGAAATAGACTCTCATGGGAAGATATTAAGGATACGGGATGTTCCCTCAAGGCTTATCGGAAAGAATGTCTCAATCGGATTAAGCTGTTTCATGGTATGCATCGGTTTTTGCCAACATTATTTAAAATGGAAGGTTTTACGGTTACTGAAATCGTGGTAAACCATTATCCGAGAAAATTTGGGAAATCAAAGTACGGGGTATTTAATAGAGCATTCAGGGCGTTTATAGACCTGTTGGTTATACGCTGGATGAAGAAACGCAAACTTAATTATGAGGTTAAACCATGA
- a CDS encoding aminotransferase, with product MIINYIGPDDIIRKKQEYLIPCVYHFYKKPMQIVRGKMQYLYDHTGKQYLDFYGGVSVMNAGHCNPEIIEKICSQIGTLQHTTTIYLTQPIVDLAEKLFQITPQTLKRSFFCASGSEANDGATLLAQLYTKRHKFIAVQQGLHGRTRLTMNLTGIPMWRTDPYPLSDIVHIPAAYCYRCAFGLTYPRCDLTCAKHIGDIIKNDDFAAFIIEPIHGNGGIITPPPEYFQIIREILDKHNVLLITDEVQTGFGRTGEMFAIEHWGVIPDIMTMAKALANGTPIGAFITNDRIASAYTRPGASTTGGNPVSATAALATIDVVEKYQLVQRAKELGDYFKDKLKTVQQSHNLIGDVRGKGLMLGIELVKEDKVPAAEETDYILEELKDRGILAGKTGISRNVLTFQPPLIITRNNIDQVVETLDEVLSHTQK from the coding sequence ATGATAATAAACTATATCGGGCCTGATGACATCATTCGGAAAAAACAGGAATATTTGATTCCCTGCGTCTATCACTTCTATAAAAAGCCCATGCAAATTGTCCGGGGCAAGATGCAATATCTGTATGATCATACAGGTAAACAATATCTGGATTTTTATGGTGGGGTATCCGTGATGAATGCAGGTCACTGTAATCCAGAAATTATCGAAAAGATATGTAGTCAAATTGGAACGCTTCAGCATACCACTACCATATATCTAACCCAACCTATTGTGGATCTGGCAGAAAAACTTTTTCAGATTACTCCACAGACACTGAAACGTTCATTCTTTTGTGCCAGCGGGTCCGAGGCAAACGACGGAGCTACTCTCCTGGCTCAATTATATACGAAAAGGCATAAGTTCATTGCCGTTCAGCAGGGACTCCATGGACGCACAAGACTTACTATGAACCTTACCGGTATCCCGATGTGGCGAACAGACCCTTATCCCCTGAGCGATATTGTTCATATCCCTGCCGCATACTGTTACCGTTGCGCATTTGGGCTTACTTATCCCCGATGTGATTTAACATGCGCAAAGCATATTGGAGATATTATTAAAAACGATGACTTTGCTGCCTTTATTATCGAACCGATCCATGGCAACGGAGGCATTATTACTCCGCCACCGGAATATTTTCAGATAATTCGGGAAATCCTCGATAAACACAACGTACTCCTTATAACGGACGAAGTGCAAACAGGGTTTGGCAGGACGGGAGAGATGTTTGCCATTGAGCACTGGGGTGTTATACCCGATATTATGACTATGGCCAAAGCACTAGCCAACGGCACTCCTATAGGCGCCTTTATCACAAATGATAGAATTGCTTCAGCATACACACGTCCCGGAGCATCTACAACAGGTGGCAACCCCGTATCAGCAACCGCAGCGTTAGCAACTATCGATGTTGTTGAAAAATACCAGCTTGTGCAGAGAGCAAAAGAGTTGGGTGATTACTTCAAAGACAAATTAAAAACAGTACAACAAAGTCACAACCTCATAGGAGATGTGCGCGGGAAAGGACTCATGTTAGGTATTGAACTTGTTAAAGAGGACAAAGTCCCTGCTGCAGAAGAAACAGATTATATCCTCGAAGAGTTAAAAGATCGTGGAATCCTTGCAGGAAAGACTGGTATATCGCGTAATGTGCTCACTTTTCAACCGCCTTTGATAATCACCCGCAATAATATAGATCAGGTAGTAGAAACATTGGATGAGGTATTGTCACATACACAAAAATAA
- a CDS encoding peptidase, whose product MKLSETAIELLAPAGRWETLTAVIEAGADAVYIGGKRFNMRLHRSDFNFSNEQITEAVQFAHKRKVKLYITVNNLLDNDELGEITHFLTFLREIQVDAIIVQDLGILHLMRQTGIHIPIHISTMMNIHNIESAFTLQELGVKRIVTSRDISLSQVKEIQEKTGIEVEYFVHGDLCVCQSGQCYASGVLFGKSANRGECMKPCRWNYTLVESVSGQPIGDLPSGYLLAMKDMCLLRHIPDLIHAGICSFKIEGRMRHADFLRTVVSIYRKAIDAYLDSPATYYMNSAEYEQLYNHRVREFTTSIAFTPASASIIDFSGNREPLFLSRAAKETSLTKEDIYNNPFEDLFTVPWLQRMQEIPPSSPFHKERNCDLSSLVDRDSSSPTLDGRDRGEEENPSIPSLGENLCVHPSVTPPVLHTSVTKYTESLHPLLSVKVSSLSALRTALEQGADRIYISGEVSPLRKQFWTKSSYREACKRVHDTGKTIGIGTPRITTALEMDNMEWLFEQASLSGIDYILVHNLGTMRLAMKFNVKVLADYSLNILNIQAVNLLEDLGALGITASPECSYKYLRQLSHEISLPVECIVHGPVSSMVLEHCIPAMVTSKSHKKDHCRQVCQYMGYALKDERGEIRPIEIDQYCRNHLLLARDICVLPYLHTFLQTGIKALRIEAQYYEDGFIKTLVGLYHKYLNIAQEYPYLSLPIQESDWDTLAKESPRGLNLGGYTQDITHSKSTAGIMRSIK is encoded by the coding sequence ATGAAATTATCTGAAACAGCTATCGAACTACTTGCGCCGGCTGGCCGCTGGGAGACATTAACAGCGGTGATAGAGGCTGGCGCTGATGCAGTATATATTGGTGGTAAACGCTTTAATATGCGGCTTCACAGGTCAGATTTCAATTTTAGTAATGAGCAGATCACAGAGGCTGTGCAATTCGCACATAAGAGGAAAGTAAAACTGTATATTACGGTAAACAATTTGCTTGACAATGATGAACTGGGTGAGATCACACATTTCCTTACCTTTTTACGTGAAATTCAAGTTGATGCTATTATAGTTCAGGATCTGGGGATTTTACATCTCATGCGACAAACGGGAATTCACATACCCATCCATATCAGTACGATGATGAACATTCATAATATTGAATCTGCATTTACCCTACAGGAATTGGGGGTAAAACGTATCGTTACCTCCCGGGATATCTCCCTGTCGCAGGTAAAAGAAATACAGGAAAAAACAGGCATTGAGGTTGAGTATTTTGTACATGGAGATCTTTGTGTTTGCCAAAGTGGACAGTGCTATGCAAGCGGCGTGCTATTTGGTAAAAGCGCCAACCGGGGTGAATGTATGAAACCATGCCGATGGAATTATACCCTTGTGGAAAGCGTCTCGGGACAGCCAATAGGAGACCTCCCTTCAGGATATTTATTGGCAATGAAAGATATGTGTCTCCTGAGGCATATTCCAGACCTTATCCATGCAGGGATCTGCTCCTTTAAAATCGAGGGACGAATGAGGCATGCCGATTTTCTCAGAACAGTAGTGAGTATCTATCGTAAGGCAATAGATGCTTATCTTGATAGCCCCGCTACGTATTATATGAATTCTGCAGAGTATGAGCAATTGTATAACCATCGGGTGCGTGAATTCACAACCTCCATAGCATTTACCCCTGCATCAGCTTCCATTATTGATTTTTCGGGTAATCGTGAACCTCTCTTTTTAAGCCGTGCAGCAAAAGAAACGTCGCTTACAAAAGAAGACATCTACAACAATCCCTTTGAGGACCTCTTCACGGTTCCATGGCTACAAAGAATGCAGGAGATTCCTCCATCTAGTCCCTTCCATAAGGAAAGGAATTGCGATCTCTCCTCCCTTGTTGACAGAGATAGTAGTTCCCCTACCCTTGATGGAAGGGATAGAGGAGAGGAAGAAAACCCTTCGATACCCTCTTTAGGGGAAAACCTCTGTGTTCATCCTTCTGTAACGCCACCCGTTCTCCATACTTCTGTTACAAAATATACAGAGTCGTTACACCCTTTATTATCGGTAAAAGTGAGTTCATTAAGCGCACTCAGAACAGCGCTGGAGCAAGGCGCAGACCGCATATATATCAGCGGTGAGGTATCACCCTTGAGAAAACAGTTCTGGACAAAATCATCCTACCGGGAAGCATGTAAAAGAGTCCACGATACCGGTAAAACTATCGGAATAGGTACGCCGCGGATAACAACAGCCCTTGAAATGGATAATATGGAATGGTTATTCGAACAGGCCTCCCTATCAGGTATTGATTACATCCTGGTTCATAATCTGGGTACCATGCGCCTGGCTATGAAATTTAATGTAAAAGTCCTTGCGGATTATTCTCTGAACATTCTCAATATACAGGCGGTAAACCTTTTAGAGGATCTTGGCGCCTTAGGAATTACCGCGTCTCCGGAATGCTCTTATAAATATTTAAGACAGTTATCTCATGAAATATCTCTGCCTGTGGAATGTATCGTACATGGACCTGTTTCCAGCATGGTACTTGAACACTGCATCCCTGCCATGGTAACTTCTAAATCGCATAAAAAAGACCATTGCAGACAGGTATGTCAATACATGGGATATGCCCTGAAAGATGAACGGGGAGAAATACGCCCAATCGAAATAGACCAATACTGCCGTAATCATCTCTTACTGGCAAGGGATATCTGCGTATTACCTTATCTCCATACGTTTCTGCAAACCGGGATAAAAGCATTAAGAATTGAGGCGCAGTATTATGAAGACGGGTTTATAAAAACCCTGGTTGGCTTATACCATAAGTACTTGAATATAGCGCAAGAATATCCCTATCTCTCATTACCTATACAGGAAAGTGATTGGGATACATTAGCGAAAGAAAGTCCCCGGGGTCTTAATCTGGGTGGCTATACACAAGATATAACACATTCAAAAAGCACAGCAGGAATAATGAGAAGTATCAAATAG
- a CDS encoding putative cytochrome b: MKDYTKHKRPEMLEPFFPNEIFRHIIVSCFFIVIELIAVIVFPLPANLVIKKPDHIPWFLLPVYKLNKLIHHETLFISLLMLFALLFISWPFLVSRKRHTALPINKEQDTRIHHVCYTRRHVNLWQSPIPFTIVIVVIISVVMLCFVNL, translated from the coding sequence ATGAAAGACTATACAAAACACAAAAGACCTGAAATGCTCGAACCATTCTTCCCAAATGAGATATTCAGGCATATCATCGTCTCCTGCTTCTTCATTGTTATCGAATTAATCGCCGTTATCGTATTCCCATTGCCTGCTAACTTAGTAATCAAAAAGCCAGATCACATTCCCTGGTTTTTGTTACCCGTGTATAAACTAAACAAACTTATTCACCATGAGACCCTGTTCATTTCTCTCTTAATGCTCTTTGCATTGTTATTTATCTCATGGCCATTTCTTGTAAGCAGAAAAAGGCATACGGCATTACCTATTAACAAGGAACAGGATACCCGTATTCATCATGTTTGCTATACTAGAAGACACGTCAATTTATGGCAAAGTCCAATTCCATTTACCATTGTTATCGTTGTTATTATCTCGGTAGTTATGTTATGTTTTGTAAACCTGTGA
- a CDS encoding cytochrome b6, producing the protein MNQRPEIPENITHAEYFNRLLKDRVNMSPLPKISDLHAIIQFEITDNGNGIWNIVVENGLVKEVTKEICEQPTCTFTLNSATFLSIIRREITPQQAFFKGQVEIKGHMLLALKMNILVHYM; encoded by the coding sequence ATGAATCAAAGACCAGAAATTCCAGAAAATATTACCCATGCTGAGTATTTTAACCGGTTATTAAAGGACAGGGTAAATATGTCTCCCCTTCCTAAAATATCAGATCTTCATGCTATTATCCAATTCGAGATAACAGATAATGGAAACGGAATATGGAACATCGTGGTAGAAAACGGCCTGGTAAAAGAGGTAACAAAAGAGATATGTGAACAGCCCACGTGCACCTTCACCCTGAACAGCGCAACATTTCTGTCCATTATCAGACGAGAAATAACACCCCAGCAGGCTTTTTTTAAAGGGCAGGTAGAAATAAAAGGGCATATGCTTTTGGCATTAAAGATGAACATCCTTGTTCATTATATGTAA